Proteins encoded within one genomic window of Hermetia illucens chromosome 2, iHerIll2.2.curated.20191125, whole genome shotgun sequence:
- the LOC119649844 gene encoding UDP-glucosyltransferase 2-like, giving the protein MRVHIRILCFVVYLFQICRSANILYLAGIPSPSHGIWNFRLIEELAARGHNLTVLSVDKARKPIPNTQIIDMEEIYEVVHDNSEFNIGDFVAPGVFEEVQIVFDLVYKSCKLIGESKGFKKLLSYPNNHKFDLIINDSTIFGCLVAFLHKFNYPPLVNVSPYKYTPTMAESTGGHIYGAYIPGPVHPFGVNMSFMQRLENTVVGLYEILYRRFKFQSKFDELVVSMTGMQDLPSTFDLIQKASLTLLNIHPATDFPLPLPPNVIGVGGLQISDPKPLPADLEKFIQGSKKGAVLIAFGTNVRSDVFEDDKQQMVIDVAKKFPDFNFLWKFEKDPTEGKVPNLLVRTWLPQNDILAHPKTKAFISHGGGLSTHEATWHGVPLVTIPFLMDQKTNSYGSVIAGVAVSVDVQTMTSMDLEAAVRTILEDPSYTERMKLRSLRFKTRPMKPVDEAVWWIEYVLKDPSATHLRSPVIELGLFKGNCGDLFLCCFFVLVLVLVILRCVLSILCRFLSPKKSGQKVKKS; this is encoded by the exons GAATTTCAGACTCATCGAAGAACTTGCTGCAAGGGGCCATAACCTTACAGTTCTCTCAGTCGACAAAGCTAGGAAGCCAATTCCAAATACTCAGATTATAGATATGGAAGAAATTTACGAAGTGGTTCACGATAATTCTGAGTTCAATATAGGTGATTTCGTGGCACCTGGAGTGTTCGAAGAAGTTCAGATAGTCTTCGATTTAGTGTATAAAAGTTGCAAACTGATTGGCGAATCGAAAGGCTTCAAGAAATTGCTGAGCTATCCAAATAATCATAAATTCGATTTGATTATAAATGACAGCACTATTTTCGGCTGTCTAGTGGCCTTCCTCCATAAGTTTAACTATCCGCCATTGGTTAATGTTTCTCCGTACAAGTACACTCCGACAATGGCTGAGTCTACCGGAGGACATATTTATGGAGCATATATCCCTGGTCCTGTTCATCCGTTTGGTGTCAATATGTCTTTCATGCAACGATTGGAGAATACAGTTGTGGGTCTTTATGAAATATT ATATCGAAGATTCAAATTCCAGTCTAAATTCGACGAACTCGTTGTTTCAATGACCGGCATGCAAGATCTTCCTAGCACTTTTGACCTGATCCAAAAAGCATCACTCACACTCCTCAACATTCATCCTGCGACGGATTTCCCCTTACCTTTACCGCCCAATGTTATCGGAGTTGGTGGACTACAAATTTCTGACCCTAAACCTCTTCCAGCTGATTTGGAAAAGTTCATCCAAGGCTCCAAAAAGGGTGCTGTGTTAATAGCGTTTGGGACGAATGTTCGTAGCGATGTATTTGAGGACGATAAGCAACAAATGGTGATAGATGTAGCGAAGAAATTCCCGGATTTTAACTTTTTGTGGAAATTCGAGAAGGACCCGACTGAGGGAAAGGTGCCCAATTTGTTAGTGAGAACATGGTTACCGCAGAATGATATTTTAG CTCATCCAAAGACCAAGGCATTCATTTCTCACGGAGGCGGATTGAGCACCCACGAAGCTACCTGGCATGGAGTTCCTTTAGttaccattccatttttgatggaCCAGAAAACG AACTCATATGGATCAGTTATTGCTGGAGTTGCAGTCAGCGTTGATGTTCAAACTATGACTTCGATGGACCTTGAAGCAGCTGTTCGGACAATACTCGAAGATCCATCATACACTGAACGAATGAAATTGCGGTCGCTTCGGTTTAAAACGCGTCCAATGAAGCCAGTTGACGAAGCAGTTTGGTGGATTGAATACGTCCTAAAGGATCCAAGTGCGACGCATCTACGTTCGCCGGTTATTGAGTTAGGTTTATTTAAGGGAAACTGTGGAGATCTTTTCTTGTGTTGTTTctttgttttagttttagtCCTCGTTATTTTACGTTGTGTTCTTTCAATTTTGTGTAGATTTTTAAGCCCTAAAAAATCCGGACAAAAGGTTAAGAAAAGTTAA